The DNA window AAAACCACTGGGGATGGTCTTTCTTGGCGCAGCTAAACGCCTTGCACTAACTGGCATAGGTAGGACGAGGGGGATTGGCAGGAATGATGTACTTGCCTCCCAGACGACAGGCGTTGACAGGCAATTTTCGGGATTTTACCCAATCTTGGCGTTCTCTCAGCCCATCATTGCCAACTTCTTGCCGACAGATTTCCAACCACGACTCGATGGCAGGAATCTGGCGGCATGTCGGCTTGAATTTAAATTTGTAGCTGAGAGTCAACATGATGA is part of the Geitlerinema sp. PCC 9228 genome and encodes:
- a CDS encoding helix-turn-helix domain-containing protein translates to MLTLSYKFKFKPTCRQIPAIESWLEICRQEVGNDGLRERQDWVKSRKLPVNACRLGGKYIIPANPPRPTYAS